The following coding sequences lie in one Sphingopyxis macrogoltabida genomic window:
- a CDS encoding SDR family NAD(P)-dependent oxidoreductase translates to MRFEGQVAVVTGGAAGIGRSLVLKLAAEGGRPVIADVDEAGGQALVEAVAAAGGQALFKRTDILVETDIACAIAAAEEKFGRLDLLFNNAGVPRTIAPDSEIADMTADKWRLTLDAHLTSAMLGCRYAIPAMIRARGGAIVNTSSASALAATMDLSAYSAAKAGLHALTREVAVTYGRDNIRCNAVVPGAVMTERGRATLPPDIIRLFAEETPLQRLASPDNIADIALFLASDAAAMVTGQALLADGGMMSKLPYWLPKMRESRGARFDATTYSPERDD, encoded by the coding sequence ATGAGGTTTGAGGGTCAGGTAGCAGTGGTAACCGGCGGTGCCGCCGGCATCGGCCGTTCGCTCGTGCTCAAGCTCGCGGCCGAAGGCGGCCGTCCGGTGATTGCCGATGTCGACGAGGCTGGAGGTCAAGCGCTTGTCGAAGCCGTCGCGGCGGCGGGCGGACAGGCCCTCTTCAAACGCACAGATATTCTGGTCGAGACCGATATCGCCTGCGCGATCGCCGCTGCCGAGGAGAAGTTCGGCCGCCTCGATCTCTTGTTCAACAACGCCGGCGTGCCGCGAACAATCGCGCCCGACAGCGAGATCGCCGACATGACGGCGGACAAGTGGCGGTTGACGCTCGACGCACACCTCACCAGCGCGATGCTCGGCTGCCGCTACGCGATCCCGGCCATGATCCGAGCGAGAGGCGGCGCGATCGTCAACACGTCGTCCGCCAGTGCGCTTGCCGCGACTATGGATCTATCCGCTTACAGCGCTGCGAAGGCCGGCCTCCACGCCCTCACGCGCGAGGTCGCCGTCACCTATGGCCGCGACAATATCCGGTGCAACGCGGTCGTGCCGGGCGCGGTCATGACGGAGCGCGGACGTGCAACGCTTCCTCCCGACATCATCCGCCTTTTTGCCGAGGAGACCCCGCTCCAGCGGCTCGCGTCGCCCGACAATATCGCCGACATCGCGCTCTTCCTTGCGTCGGATGCGGCCGCGATGGTTACAGGCCAGGCGCTCCTCGCTGATGGCGGAATGATGAGCAAACTCCCCTACTGGCTGCCAAAGATGCGCGAAAGCCGCGGCGCGAGGTTCGACGCCACCACCTATTCGCCGGAGCGCGACGACTAA